Proteins encoded within one genomic window of Formosa agariphila KMM 3901:
- a CDS encoding M1 family metallopeptidase, which yields MKFNIVIALIFCCLWSCQNKTDEQFKTDPGVSWELAKHRKETLSNINYHLSFNLSEDKTAPIRSNLELQFTLNDVDAPLVLDFSPNNAEVPKVFMVSGAIETIYKDEHLIIPQRYLKTGENAFKIQFQAGDQYLNRNEEYLYTLSVPDHARALFPCFDQPNLKATYKLELVAPNNWSVLSATHPESTIKTEAHTTYVFNTTELMSTYLFSFVAGKFDEVSRDNHRFMYREQDSLKIAQSLDPIYQLHKHALSFLEDYTNYEFPFSKLDFAAIPFFPFGGMEHVGAIQYKESSLFFEDYMPKLKHWNRANLISHEVAHMWFGNLVTMDWFNDVWLKEVFANFMAAKVVNPSFPEFNFELLNLVTKAPSAYAVDRTKGTNAIRQNLDNLNNAGSLYGGIIYNKAPIMMNQLEMLLGKEQFKLGLQEYIKTYANSNATWNDLVSIFDAKSSADIKAWSDVWVNQSGRPVFTNDIVYKEDVIQSLTLHQKAEDGSANLWPQQLEVALIYSDSIAKRIIHVHEASQNIRSIQGLPKPKAIVYNSNGSGYGVFPIDANTALNSFQIQDDVVRASNYINTYENALSGNIPVQTALRAFLNGLEHETNELIISTVSSDFGSLYWDFLSEAEREKLQPELSKRLWNRLNTTLTTSVKKSVYASFSNLAYQDESLNQLYAVWNKNVTIDSLKLNEKDFTSLAMTLALYAHPKHDNILNTAYTQITSQDAKERFQFLRPALAIHSAERQALFESFKNVENRKNTDWVYTANQYIHHPLHQKEAIAYLPLSLTLLEDVKNTSDLFFPLKWLSSTIGNYQSSEAQIILDDYLSQNPHLNHQLKAKLLQATDNLSRYRNMIKN from the coding sequence ATGAAGTTCAATATTGTTATTGCTTTAATTTTCTGTTGTCTATGGTCTTGCCAAAACAAAACAGACGAACAGTTTAAAACAGATCCCGGCGTATCTTGGGAGTTAGCAAAACATAGAAAAGAAACGCTATCTAATATTAATTATCATTTAAGTTTTAATCTTTCTGAAGATAAAACAGCTCCTATTCGTTCTAATTTAGAATTGCAATTTACACTTAATGATGTCGATGCGCCTTTAGTTTTAGATTTTAGTCCTAATAATGCAGAGGTACCTAAAGTCTTTATGGTCTCTGGAGCTATTGAGACTATCTATAAAGATGAGCATCTTATTATTCCACAACGCTATTTAAAAACAGGAGAAAACGCATTTAAAATTCAGTTTCAAGCCGGTGATCAATATTTAAATAGAAACGAGGAATATTTATATACGTTATCTGTGCCCGATCATGCTAGAGCTTTGTTTCCGTGTTTTGATCAACCAAACTTAAAAGCAACGTATAAATTAGAACTTGTTGCACCTAATAATTGGAGTGTGTTAAGTGCCACACATCCAGAATCGACAATTAAAACCGAAGCTCATACAACTTACGTTTTTAACACAACAGAGCTTATGAGTACGTATTTGTTTTCGTTTGTAGCAGGGAAGTTCGATGAGGTTTCAAGAGACAATCATCGGTTTATGTATAGAGAACAAGATTCGCTTAAGATTGCACAGAGTTTAGATCCCATTTATCAGTTGCATAAACATGCTTTATCCTTTTTAGAAGATTATACAAATTATGAATTTCCATTTAGCAAATTAGATTTTGCAGCCATTCCATTCTTCCCTTTTGGAGGTATGGAGCATGTGGGTGCAATTCAATATAAAGAATCTTCTTTGTTTTTTGAAGACTATATGCCGAAACTGAAACATTGGAACCGTGCGAATTTAATTTCGCATGAAGTTGCACATATGTGGTTCGGAAATTTAGTTACTATGGATTGGTTTAACGATGTATGGTTAAAGGAAGTCTTTGCCAATTTTATGGCAGCTAAAGTGGTAAATCCTAGTTTTCCAGAATTTAATTTTGAACTTTTAAATTTGGTAACTAAAGCGCCAAGTGCTTATGCTGTAGATCGTACTAAAGGTACCAATGCTATTCGCCAAAATCTGGATAATTTAAATAATGCAGGCAGTTTGTACGGCGGTATTATTTATAATAAAGCTCCGATTATGATGAACCAATTGGAGATGCTGTTAGGAAAAGAACAGTTTAAACTCGGACTTCAAGAGTACATAAAAACATATGCAAATAGCAATGCGACTTGGAACGATTTGGTAAGCATTTTCGATGCCAAGTCTAGCGCGGATATTAAGGCTTGGAGTGATGTTTGGGTAAATCAGTCTGGAAGGCCTGTCTTTACAAACGATATTGTTTATAAAGAAGACGTTATTCAATCGCTCACATTGCATCAAAAAGCAGAAGATGGAAGTGCGAATTTATGGCCTCAGCAATTGGAAGTTGCTTTAATATATTCAGATTCTATTGCAAAAAGGATAATTCATGTTCATGAAGCTTCACAAAATATTAGGTCTATTCAAGGGCTGCCAAAACCTAAGGCAATAGTATATAACAGCAACGGTTCTGGTTATGGCGTTTTTCCTATAGATGCAAATACGGCTCTAAATAGTTTTCAAATTCAAGACGATGTTGTTAGAGCTTCAAATTATATAAATACGTACGAGAATGCATTGTCTGGAAATATTCCGGTACAAACGGCATTACGTGCTTTCTTAAACGGATTGGAGCATGAAACCAACGAATTAATAATTAGTACTGTAAGTTCAGATTTTGGAAGCTTGTATTGGGATTTTCTAAGTGAAGCGGAGCGCGAAAAACTTCAACCAGAATTATCGAAAAGGTTATGGAACCGTTTAAATACAACTTTAACCACTTCGGTTAAAAAAAGTGTGTATGCTTCGTTTTCTAATTTAGCGTACCAAGACGAAAGTTTAAATCAGTTATACGCTGTTTGGAACAAAAATGTCACTATTGATAGTTTAAAATTAAACGAAAAGGATTTTACAAGTTTAGCCATGACATTGGCATTGTATGCACATCCTAAGCACGATAATATTTTAAATACCGCATACACTCAAATTACGAGTCAAGATGCCAAAGAACGCTTTCAGTTCTTGCGCCCTGCATTAGCGATACATTCTGCCGAGAGACAAGCCTTGTTTGAATCGTTTAAAAATGTTGAGAATAGAAAAAATACAGATTGGGTTTATACTGCAAATCAGTATATCCATCATCCATTACATCAAAAAGAAGCCATTGCGTATCTGCCTTTAAGTTTAACGTTGTTAGAAGATGTGAAAAATACAAGCGATTTATTTTTTCCGTTAAAATGGCTATCATCCACCATTGGTAACTATCAGTCCTCAGAAGCACAAATTATTTTAGATGATTATTTAAGTCAGAATCCCCATTTAAATCATCAATTAAAAGCGAAGCTTTTACAAGCTACAGATAATTTAAGTCGCTATCGAAACATGATTAAAAATTAA
- a CDS encoding MGMT family protein, with protein MKPETLRFFDKVYEVVKQIPYGKVTSYGAIARYLGAAKSSRIVGYAMNASHNMDDVPAHRVVNRNGLLTGKFHFEGTNLMQQLLENEGVPVKNNQVQNLKTYYWDPTEALGELEA; from the coding sequence ATGAAACCAGAAACACTTCGTTTTTTCGATAAAGTTTATGAGGTTGTTAAGCAAATTCCCTACGGAAAGGTAACTAGTTATGGTGCAATTGCTAGGTATTTAGGTGCAGCCAAAAGCTCTAGAATAGTTGGGTATGCTATGAATGCTTCGCACAATATGGACGATGTTCCTGCACATCGTGTGGTAAATAGAAATGGGTTGTTAACAGGTAAATTTCATTTTGAAGGCACAAACCTCATGCAACAGTTATTAGAAAACGAAGGTGTGCCCGTTAAAAATAATCAGGTTCAAAATCTAAAGACCTATTATTGGGATCCTACCGAAGCCTTAGGCGAGTTAGAGGCATAG
- a CDS encoding LysE family translocator, whose amino-acid sequence MNITLIFFLGFIVSFIGVIPPGLLNMTAAKISLKEGYSRGIMFSVGACIIVLVQTFIAVIFARYLTKHPDVVNVLQRVALVIFILISVYFFFIAKGDGDVANKNTPVARSKRSRFFQGMLMSALNMFPIPFQAYMSVTLASFGWLTFEQSDILAYVFGSGIGSFVMLYLYMFFFDKIESKRFKSQKNMNRFIGAITALVALVTLIQVIREG is encoded by the coding sequence TTGAATATTACGCTAATCTTCTTTTTAGGATTTATAGTGTCTTTTATAGGCGTTATTCCACCAGGACTGTTGAACATGACAGCAGCTAAAATTAGTTTAAAAGAAGGATATTCGCGTGGTATAATGTTTTCAGTTGGGGCCTGTATTATAGTGCTGGTTCAAACATTTATTGCTGTAATTTTTGCAAGATATTTAACTAAGCATCCCGATGTTGTAAATGTACTGCAGCGGGTTGCTTTGGTCATATTTATCTTGATTTCTGTGTATTTCTTTTTTATTGCAAAAGGCGATGGCGATGTGGCTAATAAAAACACGCCTGTAGCACGAAGTAAAAGGAGTCGATTTTTTCAAGGTATGCTTATGTCTGCTTTAAATATGTTTCCTATTCCTTTTCAGGCTTATATGAGTGTTACTTTAGCATCTTTTGGTTGGTTAACTTTTGAACAATCAGATATTCTAGCTTATGTTTTTGGTTCTGGTATAGGTTCGTTCGTCATGCTTTACTTGTATATGTTCTTTTTTGATAAGATTGAAAGCAAGCGTTTTAAATCGCAAAAGAACATGAATCGTTTTATAGGTGCTATTACTGCATTGGTAGCGTTAGTGACATTAATTCAAGTTATACGAGAAGGCTAA
- the trmB gene encoding tRNA (guanosine(46)-N7)-methyltransferase TrmB, whose protein sequence is MGSKNKLKRFQENETFDNVFQPTREELVDGNFELKGHWNEKVFKNNNPLVLELGCGKGEYSVGLAQKFPDKNFIGIDIKGARFWRGAKTAVEEGIPNVAFVRTQIELIQHAFAENEVDEIWITFPDPQIKYKRTKHRMTNTHFLQKYKSILKPDGVVNLKTDSEFMHGYTLGLLHGEGHEVLYANHDVYKQEGSPEEVTEIQTFYESQYLVKGKAITYIRFKIK, encoded by the coding sequence GTGGGGAGCAAAAATAAACTTAAACGATTTCAAGAAAACGAAACCTTTGATAATGTGTTTCAGCCAACGCGAGAAGAATTAGTCGATGGTAATTTTGAATTAAAAGGACATTGGAACGAAAAGGTGTTTAAAAATAACAACCCTTTAGTTTTAGAACTAGGTTGTGGAAAAGGAGAATATTCTGTAGGATTGGCTCAGAAATTTCCAGACAAGAATTTTATTGGAATCGATATTAAAGGTGCGCGTTTTTGGAGAGGAGCTAAAACTGCTGTAGAAGAAGGTATTCCAAATGTTGCATTTGTAAGAACCCAAATAGAATTGATTCAGCATGCGTTTGCAGAGAATGAAGTAGATGAAATTTGGATAACTTTTCCAGACCCGCAAATAAAATACAAGCGTACCAAACATAGAATGACAAATACTCACTTTCTTCAGAAATATAAGAGTATTTTAAAACCTGATGGTGTTGTAAATTTAAAAACCGATAGCGAGTTTATGCATGGGTATACTTTAGGATTGTTACATGGTGAAGGGCATGAAGTTTTATATGCAAACCACGATGTTTACAAGCAAGAAGGTAGCCCTGAGGAGGTTACAGAAATACAAACCTTCTACGAATCTCAATATTTAGTAAAAGGGAAAGCGATAACTTACATTAGATTTAAAATTAAATAA
- a CDS encoding glycosyltransferase, with product MKKRILIAPLNWGLGHATRCIPIINQLILHNYTPVIASDGIALALLKKEFPTVETIELPAYDVTYAKKGHFFKLKLLKDSPKLLKAIKAEKKATKHLVENYNIDGIISDNRLGVHSKNIPSVFITHQLQVLSGNTTWLSTKMHQRVIEKFNECWVPDHENEPSLSGKLGHMKGIEIPIKYLGPLSRFKRTQIEPLYDLMILLSGPEPQRTLLENQLLDAYKQSTKRILCVRGVIEETQSKITIGNITVYNFMAGQQLEDAINSSSMMLCRSGYTTVMDLSVLGKKAFFIPTPGQFEQEYLAKRLDELNLVPYCKQDDFSIDKLDHIQEYKGLDGLNTNANFKDLFKLF from the coding sequence ATGAAAAAACGAATACTTATTGCACCTTTGAATTGGGGACTAGGTCACGCCACACGCTGTATCCCGATTATAAACCAATTAATTTTACACAATTACACTCCTGTAATTGCAAGTGATGGTATTGCGTTGGCACTTTTAAAAAAAGAATTTCCTACGGTTGAAACTATTGAACTTCCTGCTTACGATGTAACCTACGCTAAAAAAGGGCATTTTTTTAAACTGAAACTTTTAAAAGATTCACCTAAACTTCTAAAAGCTATTAAAGCCGAAAAAAAAGCAACCAAACACCTTGTTGAAAATTATAACATAGACGGCATTATTTCGGACAACCGTTTGGGAGTCCACAGTAAAAATATTCCATCTGTATTTATTACTCATCAATTACAAGTGTTAAGCGGAAACACCACTTGGCTGAGTACTAAAATGCATCAGCGTGTTATTGAAAAGTTTAATGAATGTTGGGTTCCCGATCACGAAAACGAACCTAGTTTAAGTGGAAAATTAGGACATATGAAGGGCATTGAAATCCCTATTAAATATTTAGGTCCGCTAAGTCGTTTTAAAAGAACACAAATTGAACCGCTATACGATTTAATGATATTATTATCTGGTCCAGAACCACAGCGCACCCTTTTAGAAAACCAATTGTTAGATGCCTATAAACAAAGCACTAAACGTATTTTGTGTGTTAGAGGTGTGATTGAAGAAACACAAAGCAAAATAACTATCGGGAATATTACGGTCTACAATTTTATGGCAGGACAACAACTAGAAGATGCCATAAACAGTAGCAGTATGATGCTTTGTCGCTCGGGCTATACAACTGTTATGGATTTGTCTGTTTTAGGAAAGAAAGCCTTTTTTATCCCTACACCAGGTCAGTTTGAACAAGAATATTTAGCGAAACGATTAGACGAATTAAATTTAGTGCCGTATTGTAAACAAGATGATTTCTCGATAGACAAATTAGATCACATTCAAGAATACAAAGGTTTAGACGGTTTAAATACGAATGCCAATTTTAAAGATTTATTTAAACTTTTCTAG
- a CDS encoding sensor histidine kinase, which translates to MSKTIKKTYKFAFKTAFFSALLVAFLLCIYLYVFFTINILHVLGFSVFFFVVAFAIIQYRVERFIYKRVKKIYDDLTLLESTSLRKKPITTDMATLTQEIDKYARDKKFEIETLHVREEYRKEFLGNISHELKTPLFTVQGYILTLLDGAGNDKNIREKYLDRASKGVERLIFIVNDLDMITKLEVGDLSLQMEKFDIVELISNVFEMFEMKAAKKRITLTFDRDYNDPIYVFADRERILQVLNNLIVNSIKYGHDKGTTEVSIENLIKNKAIIRVTDNGEGIAENHIPRLFERFYRVDKSGSRKEGGSGLGLAIVKHIIEAHDEKIYIESELGVGSEFSFTLEKFK; encoded by the coding sequence ATGTCGAAAACAATTAAGAAAACGTATAAGTTTGCATTTAAAACGGCATTCTTTTCAGCCCTGTTAGTTGCCTTTTTGCTTTGTATTTATTTATATGTATTTTTTACTATAAATATTCTTCATGTATTAGGGTTTAGTGTATTCTTTTTCGTAGTCGCTTTTGCTATCATACAATATCGTGTAGAGCGTTTTATTTATAAGCGTGTAAAGAAGATTTACGACGATTTAACTCTTCTAGAATCTACAAGTTTACGTAAAAAGCCCATTACTACAGATATGGCGACACTTACTCAAGAAATTGATAAGTATGCTAGAGACAAAAAGTTTGAGATTGAAACGCTACATGTTCGTGAAGAATATAGAAAAGAATTTTTAGGGAATATATCTCACGAATTAAAAACACCTCTTTTTACTGTACAAGGTTATATTTTAACCTTATTAGATGGTGCTGGAAATGATAAAAATATTAGAGAAAAATATTTAGATCGTGCTAGCAAAGGAGTAGAGCGCCTTATTTTTATTGTAAACGATTTAGATATGATTACCAAATTAGAAGTTGGTGATTTAAGTCTGCAAATGGAAAAATTTGATATTGTAGAACTTATTTCTAATGTGTTTGAAATGTTTGAAATGAAGGCTGCAAAAAAGCGCATAACCTTAACATTCGACAGAGATTATAATGACCCCATTTATGTATTCGCCGATAGAGAACGTATTTTACAGGTGCTTAATAATCTTATTGTAAATTCAATTAAATACGGTCACGACAAAGGGACTACCGAAGTTAGTATAGAGAATTTAATTAAAAATAAAGCAATTATTCGCGTAACCGATAATGGTGAAGGAATTGCTGAAAACCATATTCCGCGTTTATTCGAACGTTTTTACCGTGTAGATAAAAGTGGGTCGCGTAAAGAAGGTGGTTCTGGTTTAGGTCTTGCTATTGTGAAGCATATTATTGAAGCGCACGACGAAAAAATTTATATAGAAAGTGAATTAGGTGTGGGGAGCGAATTTTCATTCACCCTAGAAAAGTTTAAATAA
- a CDS encoding response regulator transcription factor: MDIKILLVDDEPDILEIVGYNLSSEGYEVITAENGIEAVKKARKEKPQLIILDVMMPGMDGIEACEQIRNIPELKDTIITFLTARGEDYSQVAGFDAGADDYITKPVKPKVLVSKVKALLRRLKEETVNESIVKIGNLIINRDEYKIVLDGEEIVLPRKEFELLSLLASKPGKVFKREEILDKVWGNEVVVGGRTIDVHIRKLREKIGDDCFKTVKGVGYKFVD; this comes from the coding sequence ATGGATATAAAAATTTTGTTGGTCGATGATGAGCCTGATATTTTAGAAATCGTAGGTTATAATTTATCTTCTGAAGGGTATGAAGTCATTACAGCAGAAAATGGAATTGAAGCCGTTAAAAAAGCTAGAAAAGAAAAGCCACAATTAATCATTTTGGATGTCATGATGCCTGGAATGGATGGTATCGAAGCTTGTGAGCAGATTAGAAATATTCCTGAATTAAAAGATACAATTATCACATTTTTAACAGCTCGAGGAGAAGACTATTCTCAGGTAGCAGGATTTGATGCTGGAGCAGACGATTACATTACTAAGCCGGTTAAACCTAAAGTTTTAGTAAGTAAAGTAAAGGCATTACTTAGACGTTTAAAAGAAGAAACGGTTAACGAGTCTATTGTAAAAATAGGAAACTTAATAATCAATAGAGATGAGTATAAAATTGTTTTAGATGGCGAAGAAATTGTACTGCCTAGAAAAGAGTTTGAACTTTTATCTTTATTAGCCTCTAAGCCAGGAAAAGTGTTTAAACGTGAAGAAATTTTAGATAAAGTTTGGGGTAATGAAGTGGTTGTTGGTGGACGAACAATCGATGTGCATATTCGTAAACTTCGTGAAAAAATTGGCGACGATTGTTTTAAAACCGTTAAAGGTGTAGGGTATAAGTTTGTAGATTAA
- a CDS encoding T9SS type A sorting domain-containing protein has product MEKNYFLTILFFSLFFAMSCSMQAQAVDADTNQNIEELSIYPNPVSNGKLYIITKNNLTKEIEIFNVLGKSIFQTTLFGKEMNISKLNAGIYIIKIKENNISTTRKLVIR; this is encoded by the coding sequence ATGGAAAAAAACTACTTTCTTACTATATTATTTTTTTCTTTGTTTTTTGCAATGTCGTGCTCTATGCAAGCTCAGGCCGTAGATGCAGACACAAATCAAAACATTGAAGAGCTATCTATTTACCCTAATCCGGTAAGTAATGGTAAGTTGTATATTATTACAAAAAACAATCTTACCAAAGAGATTGAAATTTTCAATGTTTTAGGTAAATCAATTTTCCAGACAACCCTTTTTGGCAAAGAAATGAATATCTCTAAATTAAATGCAGGTATCTATATTATTAAAATTAAAGAAAATAATATTTCTACAACACGAAAACTTGTAATTCGATAA